Proteins from a genomic interval of Asterias rubens chromosome 16, eAstRub1.3, whole genome shotgun sequence:
- the LOC117300828 gene encoding dolichyl-diphosphooligosaccharide--protein glycosyltransferase subunit 2-like, with product MERGATLLVLMLCGVLGQALSPITVLSLDDQAKLKAVLAQTQPFTDLASAHYSILGLKLFNAPVSNAKEACSLLNSKVDLGSVESIYHATTAAKELGNCKVVVSEQSVLAAINDSVDMTTLYYAVSALTTLGIQFNSADVLKSLDAALKKDDSVLSSSYALHVAAQLSAETNVDKYFELIEDIVAQADEVDDQYLQFENLFQSGLFLDGAYKLSAKVNKKPLITEDQAVMFGNFVLSRKSTQNVMNAYSVALGVKALTNNKFQVPVAFTRMGSMAVSTADPNVKVQVSNLMAGSVGKMTVKATSVSPKEGGKTIIKDAIFLGTTNPTEYVLNLIESKPAPAFYKVALSAKPTTENPALIGLSDGAVLVKVTTEVTVDNMEISIIDKDQSITAKTVKVVHPRKVDKGLEADHHQSVVLKFNLKDKANQPLTVHQAFVRLSNVKTKQEVIFTAEDDASMMYKFNLDVAESGREYFNQQSGKYTLDLIIGDAIVMNPFSWNLADVTLKFPEQEDTKPAPQARYDELPEIQHMFRVPEKRPPTVVSTTFTVLCIVPLIVLVIMWIKLGANVKGFTFSIGAVGFHLGLAGILGLFYCYWVYLNMFQTLQYLGILGIFTFLTGNSLLSSIAQKKR from the exons ATGGAAAGAG GTGCTACTCTGTTAGTGTTGATGCTGTGTGGAGTGTTAGGGCAAGCATTGAGCCCTATTACTGTCCTGTCGCTCGATGATCAGGCCAAACTAAAGGCTGTCCTGGCCCAGACACAACCCTTCACTGATCTTGCCAGTGCACACTACTCTATCCTAGGCTTGAAGCTCTTCAATGCACCTGTTTCAAATGcaaag GAGGCTTGTAGTTTGTTGAACAGCAAGGTGGACCTAGGTAGTGTAGAGTCCATCTACCatgcaacaacagcagcaaaagAACTTGGAAATTGTAAG GTTGTGGTGAGTGAGCAGTCTGTACTGGCAGCCATCAATGATAGTGTTGATATGACAACCCTGTATTATGCCGTGTCTGCACTCACTACTCTAGGCATTCAGT TCAATTCAGCTGATGTTCTGAAATCCTTGGATGCAGCCTTGAAGAAGGATGACAGTGTATTGAG CTCAAGCTATGCCCTTCATGTAGCAGCACAGCTCTCTGCAGAAACTAACgtggacaaatattttgaattgattGAAGATATCGTGGCTCAAGCTGATGAAGTGGATGATCAGTATTTGCAG tTTGAAAATCTATTCCAAAGTGGACTGTTTTTAGATGGAGCTTACAAACTCTCTGCAAAGGTCAACAAGAAACCACTTATTACAGAG GATCAAGCAGTGATGTTTGGCAACTTTGTCTTGAGTCGTAAATCAACACAGAATGTCATGAATGCTTACAGTGTTGCCTTGGGAGTCAAAGCACTAACAAATAATAAG TTCCAAGTACCTGTTGCCTTCACAAGGATGGGTTCCATGGCTGTGTCCACTGCTGACCCAAATGTCAAG GTGCAAGTATCTAACCTGATGGCAGGCAGTGTTGGTAAGATGACAGTGAAGGCTACATCTGTAAGCCCTAAAGAAGGTGGCAAGACAATCATCAAAGATGCTATATTCCTTGGTACCACCAATCC AACGGAGTATGTGTTGAACCTAATAGAGTCCAAGCCTGCACCAGCCTTCTACAAGGTGGCACTCTCAGCTAAACCAACGACTGAGAACCCTGCTCTGATTGGACTGAGCGATGGCGCTGTTCTAGTCAAGGTCACCACAGAGGTCACTGTTGATAACATGGAGATCTCTATCATTGATAAGGATCAATCTATTACAGCCAAAACTGTGAA AGTTGTCCATCCCAGGAAAGTAGACAAGGGTCTTGAAGCTGACCATCACCAGAGTGTGGTGCTGAAGTTCAACCTGAAGGACAAGGCCAATCAACCACTCACCGTGCATCAG GCATTTGTCCGTCTATCCAACGTGAAGACCAAGCAGGAAGTGATCTTTACTGCTGAGGATGATGCATCTATGATGTATAAATTCAATCTAGACGTAGCTGAGAGTGGCCGTGAATACTTCAATCAGCAATCAGGCAAATACACCCTGGATCTCATCATTGGTGATGCTATAGTCATGAATCCCTTCTCATGGAACTTG GCTGATGTGACCCTTAAGTTCCCCGAGCAGGAAGACACCAAGCCAGCACCTCAAGCTCGTTATGACGAGTTACCTGAGATACAGCACATGTTCAGAGTACCAGAGAAGCGTCCTCCTACAGTTGTGTCTACTACATTCACTGTACTCTGCATTGTACCTCTCATTGTCCTAGTCATTATG tggATCAAGCTCGGTGCAAATGTGAAGGGATTTACTTTCTCCATCGGTGCAGTTGGCTTTCATCTTGGTCTAGCAG GCATCTTGGGGCTGTTCTACTGTTACTGGGTCTATCTGAACATGTTCCAGACTCTACAGTATCTTGGAATCTTAGGAATCTTCACTTTCTTGACTGGTAACAGTTTGCTTAGCAGCATTGCACAGAAGAA ACGGTAG